One Lentisphaera araneosa HTCC2155 genomic region harbors:
- a CDS encoding archaeosortase/exosortase family protein: MTDTENKPNDTHPLWKGLLPLLIFSTLSSSDIVVDIYGSICKPIALFIISLTGLAVSDQGVNFNVAHLSIPWTRDCAGMNILLVLLAIYAWMNRHSPQNSSYWLKMLCMIPLAILSNVLRILTLVAYRYFLYPEVETPQMHYFWGLFWLIPFALYAIPRDTKRSKKSLCFELLHISAVIGLIAPLLNLSNHWVTAIGVLFLLLNSNYKDHSEVFNFRALGLWVSIAIAISWSGIESLWLPWLLVCPLTVNSKWLLSIPGFLCLSASCPLFVLIPYADIWAITIFIFTVLKWHKVTNIPPKRSTEPTNSRLNGVLTSCIATVLFLPFISSTLFSLDSKHLKPPSTIKKKVIQGMGYQLRLNDQSPKLGLLWYDPQGNNRHHALEVCLQYRGIYLKGTELKSVKTDGERWFTEFFIIKDKLVSNHNDYLWQTLGFRKSPGVHLILLADKKDFNTSDFSTKANETAKQLFESIK, translated from the coding sequence ATGACCGATACTGAGAATAAGCCAAATGACACTCATCCTTTATGGAAGGGTCTATTACCCCTCTTAATTTTTTCTACACTCTCGTCATCGGATATTGTCGTAGATATATATGGCAGTATTTGCAAACCTATTGCCTTATTTATAATAAGCCTAACGGGCTTAGCAGTCAGTGATCAAGGAGTTAACTTCAACGTTGCTCACTTAAGCATTCCTTGGACTCGAGATTGTGCTGGCATGAACATCTTACTAGTTCTTTTAGCTATATATGCTTGGATGAATCGCCATAGCCCACAGAATTCCAGTTACTGGCTGAAAATGCTATGCATGATACCCTTAGCCATTTTATCTAATGTCTTAAGAATCTTAACCTTAGTTGCTTATCGCTATTTCCTGTATCCTGAAGTCGAGACCCCACAGATGCATTATTTTTGGGGGTTATTTTGGTTAATACCATTTGCCCTGTATGCTATTCCAAGGGATACAAAACGCTCAAAAAAATCACTGTGTTTTGAACTTTTACATATTTCAGCAGTTATTGGACTCATTGCTCCATTACTCAATTTAAGTAATCATTGGGTCACTGCCATTGGTGTATTGTTCTTACTTTTAAATAGCAATTACAAAGATCATAGTGAAGTTTTTAATTTCAGAGCTCTTGGTTTATGGGTAAGTATTGCTATCGCAATAAGCTGGTCTGGAATTGAATCTTTGTGGCTACCTTGGTTATTAGTCTGTCCCCTCACAGTCAATTCGAAATGGTTATTAAGTATCCCAGGCTTTTTATGTCTAAGCGCATCATGCCCACTATTTGTACTAATCCCCTATGCGGATATATGGGCCATTACAATTTTCATATTCACTGTATTAAAGTGGCATAAAGTTACTAACATACCGCCTAAACGATCAACTGAACCAACAAACTCAAGGCTAAATGGTGTACTAACATCCTGTATCGCTACAGTTCTTTTTCTTCCATTTATTTCCTCAACCCTATTTAGTTTAGATTCTAAGCATTTAAAACCACCAAGCACAATCAAAAAAAAGGTGATTCAGGGCATGGGCTACCAACTGAGACTTAATGATCAATCCCCAAAACTTGGATTATTATGGTATGATCCACAAGGTAATAATAGGCACCACGCTCTTGAGGTCTGCCTACAATATCGCGGCATCTATTTAAAAGGCACGGAATTAAAATCAGTAAAAACCGATGGCGAACGCTGGTTTACAGAATTTTTTATCATTAAAGACAAACTCGTTTCAAACCATAATGATTATTTGTGGCAAACGCTAGGTTTTAGAAAAAGCCCAGGTGTTCACCTTATTCTCCTTGCTGACAAAAAGGATTTTAACACTTCTGATTTTTCTACAAAAGCAAACGAAACGGCTAAACAACTATTTGAATCTATTAAATAG
- the ggt gene encoding gamma-glutamyltransferase, translated as MPLKTSSFFFCFTFLFYGLIHADSSSYATRPVVKAKNGMLATSHPLATKIGLQIIKDGGNAIDAAIAANAALGLMEPTGGGIGGDLFAIVWSAKDKKLYGLNASGRSPQLLTWDYFREHNLNRVPYSGPLPVTVPGCVDGWFELHGKFGKLPMKEILAPAIKYCREGFELTPIIARHWSYGDDLIKQPNFASTFFPNGRSPKEGESFKNPDLGNTLEIIAQEGRDAFYKGSLAKRMDAFSKKHGHFLRYEDLASHKSLWVEPLKSNYRGYDIWELPPNTQGIAALQMLNILEKYELRSWGHNSAKTLHHMVEAKKLSYEDRTKYYADPQLSPAPLKGLISKEYADARRQLINSEKVSEHFEPGNPILQNGDTVYLSVGDKEGNMISFIQSNYAGFGSGVVPDGMGFSFQDRGALFNIRDKNHPNAYAPGKLPFHTIIPAFITKDGAPWLSFGLMGGAMQPQGHVQIVCNLIDFDMNLQEACDAPRFRHYGSSTSTGYKMSDSGTLRLEKGVSSESIEKLRSMGHDVRPNSRSGFGGFQGVIWDKENKTYIGASESRKDGHAEGY; from the coding sequence ATGCCACTCAAAACCTCCTCATTCTTTTTCTGCTTCACCTTCTTATTTTATGGACTCATACATGCCGACTCAAGTTCTTATGCGACTCGCCCCGTCGTCAAAGCCAAGAATGGCATGCTTGCCACAAGCCACCCCCTTGCTACAAAAATTGGTCTGCAAATCATTAAAGATGGCGGTAATGCCATAGATGCTGCTATTGCCGCAAATGCGGCACTTGGCCTCATGGAACCTACTGGTGGTGGCATTGGAGGGGATCTATTTGCTATTGTATGGTCTGCCAAAGATAAAAAACTCTATGGACTGAATGCGAGTGGACGATCTCCTCAACTTTTAACTTGGGATTACTTTCGCGAGCATAATTTGAACCGTGTCCCCTACTCTGGCCCACTTCCTGTAACGGTTCCAGGCTGTGTTGATGGCTGGTTTGAGTTACATGGCAAATTCGGAAAGCTTCCGATGAAGGAAATTTTAGCTCCAGCTATCAAGTACTGCCGAGAAGGATTTGAATTAACACCTATCATTGCTAGGCATTGGTCTTATGGAGATGATCTAATTAAGCAACCGAACTTTGCGTCTACTTTTTTCCCCAATGGACGTTCGCCTAAAGAAGGAGAAAGCTTTAAAAACCCCGACCTCGGAAACACTCTAGAAATCATTGCCCAAGAGGGTCGCGATGCATTTTATAAAGGCAGCCTCGCAAAGCGAATGGATGCATTCAGTAAGAAACATGGACATTTCCTACGTTACGAAGATCTTGCTTCTCATAAATCTCTTTGGGTAGAACCCTTAAAAAGTAATTACCGAGGCTATGATATCTGGGAACTCCCCCCCAACACTCAGGGAATCGCCGCTTTACAAATGCTCAATATCCTCGAAAAATACGAGCTCAGATCTTGGGGACATAATAGTGCAAAAACTTTGCACCACATGGTGGAAGCCAAAAAGCTTTCCTATGAGGATCGCACCAAATACTACGCCGATCCTCAACTCAGCCCCGCTCCCTTAAAAGGACTTATCTCAAAAGAATATGCCGATGCAAGACGTCAGCTAATTAACTCCGAAAAAGTAAGTGAACATTTTGAGCCAGGAAATCCCATTTTACAAAATGGCGACACCGTCTACCTCTCCGTTGGTGATAAAGAAGGTAATATGATTTCATTTATTCAAAGCAATTATGCTGGATTTGGAAGTGGTGTTGTTCCCGATGGAATGGGCTTTTCTTTCCAAGACCGCGGCGCCCTTTTTAACATCAGAGATAAAAACCATCCCAATGCCTACGCACCCGGCAAGCTCCCCTTTCATACAATCATTCCCGCTTTCATCACAAAAGATGGAGCACCCTGGCTAAGTTTCGGCCTCATGGGTGGCGCAATGCAACCCCAAGGTCATGTTCAGATTGTCTGTAACCTCATTGATTTTGATATGAACCTACAAGAAGCTTGCGATGCCCCTCGTTTCCGTCACTATGGTTCATCGACTTCTACGGGTTATAAAATGAGTGATAGCGGAACTCTACGCCTCGAAAAAGGTGTCAGTTCTGAAAGCATTGAAAAACTCCGCTCGATGGGACATGATGTGCGCCCAAATTCACGTTCAGGTTTTGGAGGCTTCCAAGGTGTCATTTGGGACAAAGAAAATAAAACCTACATCGGCGCTAGCGAATCCCGCAAAGACGGCCACGCAGAAGGTTATTAA
- the ltrA gene encoding group II intron reverse transcriptase/maturase, translating into MTKHTWEHLGRTEEIRAWASTSVWTDQMLGTLETRVEGKKWYSLIDKVAREVNLIEAWESVRANGGSHGVDMVSLDRYESELEHNTKQLMKQLQAGTYLPQCVRRVEIPKADGKTRALGIPTVRDRVVQTALKNVIEPIYDVDFSTQSFGFRPQRGCKDALRRVHHLLTQGQLYVIDADIQSYFDMIPHDKLMERVKEKISDGKTLDLIEAFLKAGIFDGIKEWDPEKGTPQGGVISPLLANIYLNEFDHRMTAAGFEIVRYADDFLVMCDNAKSAKRGLRKIKRWMKAHGLNLHPDKTRIADMNQQDEYFEFLGYHFERSKRTGRINRWPRKQSMAKMKDTVRKHTRRCNWQSVEEIIKGLRPSLKGWYEYFKHSNRWAMLEVDAFFRRRLRSIIAKYNRKKGSHRFIDNRKYTKKYFAELGFFSLEEAWLLESQSLRSKH; encoded by the coding sequence ATGACTAAACATACATGGGAGCACTTAGGGCGCACCGAAGAAATTCGTGCGTGGGCCTCGACTTCAGTCTGGACAGATCAGATGCTGGGAACTCTTGAAACAAGAGTTGAAGGTAAGAAATGGTATAGCTTAATAGATAAAGTAGCGCGAGAAGTAAACCTTATAGAAGCTTGGGAATCTGTTCGTGCAAACGGCGGGAGTCACGGGGTGGATATGGTGAGCTTGGATCGTTACGAATCAGAGCTAGAGCACAATACAAAGCAATTGATGAAGCAACTGCAGGCAGGGACTTACCTGCCACAATGCGTTCGCAGGGTAGAGATCCCAAAAGCAGATGGTAAAACGCGTGCTTTGGGAATACCGACCGTGCGCGATAGAGTTGTTCAGACTGCGCTCAAGAATGTTATTGAACCGATATATGATGTGGATTTTTCTACACAAAGTTTTGGTTTTCGTCCGCAACGTGGATGTAAAGATGCGCTTCGGCGTGTTCATCATCTACTTACGCAGGGACAGCTCTACGTCATTGATGCGGATATTCAAAGTTACTTTGATATGATACCGCACGACAAACTCATGGAACGAGTCAAAGAGAAAATAAGCGATGGCAAGACCCTAGATCTTATAGAAGCTTTCCTCAAAGCAGGAATATTTGATGGGATCAAGGAGTGGGATCCCGAGAAAGGGACTCCGCAAGGAGGCGTAATTAGCCCACTACTTGCCAATATTTACCTCAATGAATTCGACCACAGGATGACAGCGGCTGGCTTTGAAATCGTAAGGTATGCGGATGACTTTCTGGTGATGTGTGATAATGCGAAATCGGCTAAGCGGGGCTTGCGCAAAATCAAGCGTTGGATGAAGGCTCATGGTCTGAACCTCCATCCCGATAAAACCCGAATTGCCGACATGAATCAGCAGGATGAGTACTTTGAATTTCTAGGTTATCACTTTGAGCGCTCGAAAAGAACGGGCAGGATAAATAGGTGGCCAAGAAAACAGAGTATGGCTAAAATGAAAGACACTGTGCGAAAGCATACGAGGCGTTGTAACTGGCAATCGGTAGAAGAAATCATTAAAGGTCTCAGGCCTAGTCTCAAAGGTTGGTATGAGTACTTCAAACACTCAAATCGTTGGGCTATGCTCGAAGTTGATGCTTTCTTTCGTCGAAGGTTACGAAGTATTATCGCTAAGTACAATCGTAAGAAAGGTTCACATCGCTTTATAGATAACAGGAAATATACCAAGAAATACTTTGCAGAGCTAGGGTTCTTTTCACTGGAAGAGGCTTGGCTATTGGAATCTCAGTCTCTTCGGAGTAAGCATTGA